A genome region from Euphorbia lathyris chromosome 4, ddEupLath1.1, whole genome shotgun sequence includes the following:
- the LOC136227462 gene encoding malonyl-CoA:anthocyanidin 5-O-glucoside-6''-O-malonyltransferase-like isoform X2: MALSDSPAAVRVTELCKIAPADSSTESSLPLTFFDIFWLKFHPVERLFFYQLTSDSDSDSNSFSSVILPRLKQSLSLTLLHFIPFAGNLIWPSHSDNPFLLYSPGDGVSLTVAESDADFHTLAGDSIREIPDSHNYVPELNVTETEAATMSFQITLFPKKGYCIGISSHHGIFDGKSIIMFIKAWAYICKNDNGSSALPPELTPVIDRTLIQDHQGLESLYLNSWMSFASLPGMNTNPKSLKLFTMPRPMADTNFVRGTFRLSGEHIKKLRQKTLSQLEDTNQANLKHFSTFVLSYAYVSSIIIKAKGLESNKKMILAFTADVRDRLDPPIPANYFGNCVCSNIVQTKAEFLIKEDGLSFVAKELTMLIKGLENNKGGLDETRKTFEAFMKMDPATTEAIGIAGSPRFGVYGIDFGWEKPIKVELGKEILKHGYMTLYM; the protein is encoded by the exons ATGGCCTTATCTGATTCCCCTGCCGCCGTAAGAGTAACGGAGCTCTGCAAAATCGCTCCTGCCGACTCTTCCACCGAGTCATCCCTTCCACTCACCTTCTTCGATATTTTCTGGCTCAAATTCCACCCTGTTGAACGCCTCTTCTTCTATCAACTCACCTCCGATTCTGATTCCGATTCTAATTCTTTCTCTTCCGTTATCCTTCCTAGACTCAAGCAATCTCTCTCTCTTACTCTCCTCCACTTCATCCCTTTCGCCGGAAATCTCATTTGGCCCTCACATTCTGATAATCCTTTCCTTCTTTATTCTCCCGGTGACGGTGTTTCTCTCACTGTTGCTGAGTCTGATGCAGACTTTCACACTCTCGCCGGCGATTCAATTCGTGAAATTCCCGATTCACATAATTATGTACCGGAGTTAAATGTAACGGAGACAGAAGCTGCAACTATGTCGTTTCAGATAACTTTGTTTCCGAAGAAAGGATATTGCATTGGAATATCTTCTCACCATGGAATCTTTGATGGAAAAAGTATAATTATGTTTATTAAAGCATGGGCTTATATTTGTAAAAATGATAACGGAAGCTCAGCTCTGCCGCCGGAGCTAACTCCGGTTATTGATCGGACACTCATTCAAGACCATCAAGGATTAGAAAGCCTGTACTTGAACAGTTGGATGAGCTTTGCTTCGCTTCCAg GTATGAATACAAACCCAAAAAGCTTGAAGCTATTCACCATGCCAAGACCAATGGCAGACACAAATTTCGTGAGAGGAACATTCAGGTTATCTGGTGAACACATAAAGAAACTTAGGCAAAAGACACTTTCTCAACTAGAAGATACAAATCAAGCCAACTTGAAGCatttctctacttttgtgctttcATATGCATATGTATCAAGCATAATCATCAAAGCTAAAGGATTAGAAAGTAACAAAaaaatgattttagcatttacAGCTGATGTTAGAGACCGTTTAGATCCTCCTATCCCTGCTAATTACTTCGGCAACTGTGTTTGTTCTAATATTGTTCAAACAAAAGCAGAATTTCTCATCAAGGAAGATGGATTAAGTTTTGTTGCAAAGGAATTAACAATGCTGATAAAAGGGTTAGAGAATAATAAAGGAGGTTTAGATGAGACAAGAAAGACGTTTGAAGCATTTATGAAAATGGATCCAGCTACAACGGAAGCAATTGGTATAGCTGGGTCGCCTCGGTTTGGGGTTTATGGCATTGATTTTGGATGGGAAAAGCCTATCAAAGTTGAG CTTGGCAAGGAAATTTTGAAGCATGGGTACATGACCCTTTACATGTAA
- the LOC136227462 gene encoding malonyl-CoA:anthocyanidin 5-O-glucoside-6''-O-malonyltransferase-like isoform X1, with the protein MALSDSPAAVRVTELCKIAPADSSTESSLPLTFFDIFWLKFHPVERLFFYQLTSDSDSDSNSFSSVILPRLKQSLSLTLLHFIPFAGNLIWPSHSDNPFLLYSPGDGVSLTVAESDADFHTLAGDSIREIPDSHNYVPELNVTETEAATMSFQITLFPKKGYCIGISSHHGIFDGKSIIMFIKAWAYICKNDNGSSALPPELTPVIDRTLIQDHQGLESLYLNSWMSFASLPGMNTNPKSLKLFTMPRPMADTNFVRGTFRLSGEHIKKLRQKTLSQLEDTNQANLKHFSTFVLSYAYVSSIIIKAKGLESNKKMILAFTADVRDRLDPPIPANYFGNCVCSNIVQTKAEFLIKEDGLSFVAKELTMLIKGLENNKGGLDETRKTFEAFMKMDPATTEAIGIAGSPRFGVYGIDFGWEKPIKVEVTSIDRSTSISMAEIRDENGGVELGVVLKKDEMAIFDSLFLNGLKHL; encoded by the exons ATGGCCTTATCTGATTCCCCTGCCGCCGTAAGAGTAACGGAGCTCTGCAAAATCGCTCCTGCCGACTCTTCCACCGAGTCATCCCTTCCACTCACCTTCTTCGATATTTTCTGGCTCAAATTCCACCCTGTTGAACGCCTCTTCTTCTATCAACTCACCTCCGATTCTGATTCCGATTCTAATTCTTTCTCTTCCGTTATCCTTCCTAGACTCAAGCAATCTCTCTCTCTTACTCTCCTCCACTTCATCCCTTTCGCCGGAAATCTCATTTGGCCCTCACATTCTGATAATCCTTTCCTTCTTTATTCTCCCGGTGACGGTGTTTCTCTCACTGTTGCTGAGTCTGATGCAGACTTTCACACTCTCGCCGGCGATTCAATTCGTGAAATTCCCGATTCACATAATTATGTACCGGAGTTAAATGTAACGGAGACAGAAGCTGCAACTATGTCGTTTCAGATAACTTTGTTTCCGAAGAAAGGATATTGCATTGGAATATCTTCTCACCATGGAATCTTTGATGGAAAAAGTATAATTATGTTTATTAAAGCATGGGCTTATATTTGTAAAAATGATAACGGAAGCTCAGCTCTGCCGCCGGAGCTAACTCCGGTTATTGATCGGACACTCATTCAAGACCATCAAGGATTAGAAAGCCTGTACTTGAACAGTTGGATGAGCTTTGCTTCGCTTCCAg GTATGAATACAAACCCAAAAAGCTTGAAGCTATTCACCATGCCAAGACCAATGGCAGACACAAATTTCGTGAGAGGAACATTCAGGTTATCTGGTGAACACATAAAGAAACTTAGGCAAAAGACACTTTCTCAACTAGAAGATACAAATCAAGCCAACTTGAAGCatttctctacttttgtgctttcATATGCATATGTATCAAGCATAATCATCAAAGCTAAAGGATTAGAAAGTAACAAAaaaatgattttagcatttacAGCTGATGTTAGAGACCGTTTAGATCCTCCTATCCCTGCTAATTACTTCGGCAACTGTGTTTGTTCTAATATTGTTCAAACAAAAGCAGAATTTCTCATCAAGGAAGATGGATTAAGTTTTGTTGCAAAGGAATTAACAATGCTGATAAAAGGGTTAGAGAATAATAAAGGAGGTTTAGATGAGACAAGAAAGACGTTTGAAGCATTTATGAAAATGGATCCAGCTACAACGGAAGCAATTGGTATAGCTGGGTCGCCTCGGTTTGGGGTTTATGGCATTGATTTTGGATGGGAAAAGCCTATCAAAGTTGAGGTAACATCTATAGATAGGAGTACTTCTATTTCTATGGCGGAAATAAGAGATGAGAATGGTGGAGttgaacttggtgtggttttgAAAAAGGATGAGATGGCGATTTTTGATTCTTTGTTTCTAAATGGACTTAAACATCTGTGA